From the genome of Solanum stenotomum isolate F172 chromosome 5, ASM1918654v1, whole genome shotgun sequence:
AAACATcactattagaaaaaaaaaaggggcaAGTTTTGGGAGTTAGTCTTCTTGCTCTAAACAAGGTTTTAATTGAAGAGATGCTAGTTTGCTTTTATGGCTGAAGTAAGTAAAGAATTCAATATGCACTTTTTTGTTGAACCTTGTAATGCTTAGACAATATAAGTATATGAAATGTCCTAGTTCTGGTAAAAAGTTGatcttatatttatcttttgaaattaaCTACATTAGGGTCTCCCCTGTTGCAATAGATGACCTATTTGTTACAACAAATGagttatttgttgcaacaagTAGATTATCTAtagaatattatattatattgaatttattaaatttattgcTATCTTTTTTTAATGATGCACAATTGATTgtaaattttttcattttttctatttgtagaaaaatggcttccaaaagaaaaacaagtgaATCAGTCTCTGATAAATCAAGTAAAGTAGCTAAAGTACAAACACCATTGGAAGAACTTGTTGTAcagaaacaaaatgaaaatatgaaaattgtaGAGGAggtagataaaaataaaaatgaagaagaaaaggaaataaatgatGAAGATGGAGATGAtgaagaaactgaaaatgaTAAAGAAGATAAGGAGGAAGGTGAAAAAGAAAGTGAGGAAGGAGATGAAGAGGATGGAGATGAAAATGAAAGTGATGAAGGAGATGATACTGAAAGTGAGGAAGGAGATGAAGATGTTgtcaaaatttttaatattgacAAGTTTCAGGTAGAGATGCCTATAGATGACCCTACAAATTTGACAGGTGATTTTGTTGTAAAATCAGCCATGGGTGCCAAATTTGATGCTTTTAGAACGATATTGATGAATGAAAAGTTGGAGGATTTCTTTAAATCTAGTTGTTTTGAATACTTTCTTGATCTGCCGGAGGCTAACAATGCACGTTTTCAAATGAGCATGGTGTATGATCTTCTCAAGCGCAGGATCAAGTATAAGGGAGCTGATGATGATGCTTTGGAgaataagaacaagaaaatggATGAGATTTGGATAAACTACTGTGGCATGCCAGTTTGTTTTGGCATGAAAGAATTTGCCATAGTGACTGGACTGAGATGTCATCCTCCTTCTGAACCTCTTCCTAAAGTTGCGCGCTTAAGAAAgccaagagaaaaaaagatatcTAAATCAGTCAAGGTTGCCAAGAAAGGTAAAAAGCCAGTCAAGACAGTCAACACCAAAACCAACAAAGGcaaagaaaaactaaataatgaaaatgagttGTTGGCTATTATTGGACCTAGTTATAAAGCCAAAGATTTGATAGAAGATCTCCAAAGCAAAAAGGTTTTGAAGAAGCACAAAGAGCGATTGTGCTTAGTTTGGTTTGTGCATGCCATTTTATGGGCTAAAGACATCAACAATGTCATAGATCTTAGTTTGTTTGTGCTTGCTCAAGATTTGGATGCATTCAACAATTACCCATGGGGTAATAATAGTTATTTCTTGACTGTCAAGTATTTGATGTCAAAGTTATCACCGAAGACTAACAATTTATATGGCTTTCCTTGGGCTTTCATGGTAAGCTTCACCTctaattttagtattttatttatttgtgttattgaataattattttaaacatttACTTTCatcatctttatatttttaggcTTGGGCATTTGAAGCAATACCTTACCTCAGGAAGCAATTCAATGATTACTCGAAAGAAATTTCTCAGCCAAGGATTCTTAGGTGGTTGTCTGCCAAGAACaacccaaaaataaattatgttgaTCTCTTCGATCTTCCTCATGATATAGTAAGTCTTCTatagaataatatttatttaaattaactgaTTATCTGTTTTGCTTTCGTTTAATTTTCTTCCAATATATGACTCATCTATAATCATCTATTGCAATAGATGGGTCATCTGTTGGAAGAAAACATAAGAGTTTGCTACTGTTTTGATTTTGCCCAACAAATGACTGATCTGTTGCAATAGATGTGTCATTTGTTGGATGAAAACTTTATCATTTGTTGCTGTTTTATTTAGGTTCAACAGATGACCTATTTGTTGCAACAAATAGGTCATATATTGGACAAAATCTaaatctttttttgttgttttgcttTCGTCCAACAGCTTACCTATTTGTTGCAACAAATAGGTCATATATTAGACAAAATCTCAATCTTTTTTTACTGTTTTGCTTTCGTCCAACATCTTACCGATCTGTTGCAATAGATGAGTCATCTATTGGACGAAATCTCAATAGCTTGCTGCTGTTTTGCTTACTTCCAACAGATGACCTATCTGCTGCAACATATGAGTCATCTATTGTAAGAAAAAATGATTGCTACTGTTTTGTTTTCTTCCAATAGATGGTCCATCTGTTGCAACATATGGGCCATCtgttagaaataaaatatataggtaaatattacaataaatattttatctattataaCTTATAGATTAGTTTTAATAgaagttatttttgtttatagaTTGTACATCCATGGCTTGTTCCCACAGAGCAAGAGTTGTaaatgtcattctttttaacTCTAGAAATTATTGACACCAAATCAGACCCTATAGTGGatctaataaaaaaagaattggtTGGAGCAACAACGATCAGAAGGGAAGCACCTATTGTTTCTGGTGATGCTGATGATGTTGCATtagatgttgatgttgatgttgatgttaATATTGGTGTTGATATTGGTGATGCTAGTGCTAAAAGTGGTGGTAAGCATGTTGATGATGTTGGTGGTATATATGGTGGATTCACCCTTTTCAGTGGACATACCACATCTTTTGCTCCTTCTTCTAGCTCATGTTCTGCATGTAAATGTGAAGAATGCAAGAACAAAGAAGCTAAGTTAATATCTACTGGTGAAGATGTGAAGAAGTCTCTTGATGCTCTTACTAGTGCTGTTAAGGAATTGATATCTAAGAGAGGTGTTATTCCATCAAGGAAAATTTCGGAGCCATTCACACCATTGAAGATTAAGAGGAGAAGAAAATCAATTTCCAAGATAttatcaaata
Proteins encoded in this window:
- the LOC125865423 gene encoding stress response protein NST1-like, which produces MASKRKTSESVSDKSSKVAKVQTPLEELVVQKQNENMKIVEEVDKNKNEEEKEINDEDGDDEETENDKEDKEEGEKESEEGDEEDGDENESDEGDDTESEEGDEDVVKIFNIDKFQVEMPIDDPTNLTGDFVVKSAMGAKFDAFRTILMNEKLEDFFKSSCFEYFLDLPEANNARFQMSMVYDLLKRRIKYKGADDDALENKNKKMDEIWINYCGMPVCFGMKEFAIVTGLRCHPPSEPLPKVARLRKPREKKISKSVKVAKKGKKPVKTVNTKTNKGKEKLNNENELLAIIGPSYKAKDLIEDLQSKKVLKKHKERLCLVWFVHAILWAKDINNVIDLSLFVLAQDLDAFNNYPWGNNSYFLTVKYLMSKLSPKTNNLYGFPWAFMAWAFEAIPYLRKQFNDYSKEISQPRILRWLSAKNNPKINYVDLFDLPHDIMGHLLEENIRVCYCFDFAQQMTDLLQ